One Thermococcus sp. M36 genomic window, CGGCCTACAAGGCCTACCTGCGGCTGAAGCCCAAGCTGGAGCACGTGGATGCAAAACTCCGGGAGGCTGGACTCGCCAGGAAGGCTGACGAGGTTAAGGCCCTCGTCATTCAGGGCTACAACCTAGGCGAGGCCATGCAGAAGGTTTCCGTGAGGGAGAGGTATAAAGGGGAGAGGACAGGGGAAAGTTCTGAACCGGTCAGGGAGAGCGTTGACCTCCGACCGTACATAAGGCGCATACGTGAGCTTGAAAAGAGGATCGAGATGCTGGAGAACGAGAACCGCGAGCTAAGGGAGATAATCAAAGAGCAAAGAAAGGTCATCGGCAGGCTTGAGAGGCGGCTCGTCGATTACGACGAGGAAGTGAGGAGGAAGGTTCTCCGCGAGAGGGAGCTTGAGGCCAAGGTGAGGCGCATCGAGATCCTTGAGAGGCAGCTCCGGGAGGCGAAGGTGGTAATAGAGAGGCTGAGCAAAGATCTGGTCCAGATGAAGCGCATGAACGTGGTTGAGATAAGGGGCTCTGCCGTCCCCCTCAAGGTCATGGAGGTTCTCAGCTGGCGGGAGCTTGAGAGGATTGAGAGGGAGATAGGCATAAAGCGCGGTGATGTTCTTTTTGTGGTGAACCCCGCCGGTGCTGGAAGGGCCATAGCCGAGGAGCTGGTCGAGAAGGGCATTAGGGCCCTGATAACCGAAAAACCCCTCCCCCAGACAGTTGCCGAGGTTCTCCGTGAGGCCCACGTGCCGTTCTTTTCGAGTGAGGAGCTTGACGTCAGGCGCGTTGACGAGTTCGCCGTCGTTGAGCGGGAGACCCTTGAGGGGGCCATCGCGGAACTTCTGGAAAAGTGGAAGCGGGAGGACGAGGAGAGGGAAGCAGAGAAAATCCTCCGCCTCGTGGAGGAGTACAGAATAGAACGCATGAAAGAGCTGAGGAGAAAGGCAGATGAGGAAACCCAGCGGCACTGAAAGCCTCTGATTTGGGGCAAAATAGTGGATGGCATTGATGCTCTTCCCGGGCTCTGGATGGTCCGCAAAAAGGGATATTCATTCAGGTTGGATGATTAAACTGATTCAGCACGGTTCTCAATGTTCTGAGGTATTTTGAGGTTTCTTGGGCTCCTTTTTCCGTTATCCGTACGGCAGTTCGTGGCCTATCCGCGAAAACCTTGTATGTTTCAACGTAGCCGGCCTTTTCGAGGGCCTTCAAGTGTGAATCGAGGTTTCCAGGGGTTACCTCCAGCACCCCAAGGAGCTCCTTGAATAGAACCCTCCCCCTCGGCAGGAGGTAGAGCATGACACCCAGCCTCACCGGATTTCCGAGGACGTGGTTCCTGCTCAGCTCTCTGAGGGCCTCCATGCTATCACCGCTCTATTGCCCTGAAGGCAGAGTAGATGTAGGCGAGCACCGCCAGGGAGAACCCCAGTCCCACGAGAAAGCCGGCCCAGGCCATCGCCCCCGATCCCATGCCCCTGGCGAAAGGTACCCCCATGGCCGGAACGAGGAATGCCGGGATTATCTCGCGCTCGATTCCGCCGTACCTCGCGAAGACCAGCCACATCGCAAAGACCGAGAAGGATATGAAGCTCAGGAATCCAACGGCCATGCTCGCCTCCGCGTTGACCCCGAGGTGCATTCCGGGTATGATTCCCCACCCGAGGACTATCCCCGTGATCCAGGAGAGAGCTATCAGAATCCCCCCAGTTGTTGAGATCTCCGCCTCCCTTCCCGTAACCCGCCCAAGCTTCTGAAGCCGCTTCCATATCCTCCCGGTAAAACCCATAGCAACGATGAAGGCAACGGGCCAGTAAACAAGGTTGAACTGCCATGGCAGGTCAACGACTCCGATGATGGCGTAGTAGAACAGCATCACAGAAAGCCATATCCCGAAGTTCATCGCCCCGTACATCTTCCCAGCTGCTATCAGCTTGCCTTCGACCCTCTCAAGCACTTCCTTTAGTTCCTTAACTTCCTCCATACGTCTCACCCGTTGAGAATAGGGCGGCGGATTATTTATAGAGTGGGGTTTCTCTGGATTTCAGAGTCCCTTGGGTCTTTCCTCACGGTGGCTTTCGGCGGTGTGCCAGCACTTTTCCATAAATAGAACAACCTGTTCTCTTCGTGTCCCTGCGTCCCCTGTATCCCCTCAACCGTTATTACAGAAAGGCTCAGACTCCAACAGTTAAAGATAAATACCCCTTACGGTTATAATTCTAGGGGTGGCGCCATGAAGCTTCTGAGCACGGGGATTCCTGTTCTCGACGAGGCCCTTGGGGGC contains:
- a CDS encoding transcriptional regulator, coding for MEALRELSRNHVLGNPVRLGVMLYLLPRGRVLFKELLGVLEVTPGNLDSHLKALEKAGYVETYKVFADRPRTAVRITEKGAQETSKYLRTLRTVLNQFNHPT